GTTTCTAAACGGTGGAAATATGGTATATGATGTAAATGCTCTTCTAAATCACATCAATAGGATTAGAAAGGAAATAGGTCATGAGGAAGTCAATATAGACATTAAGGAAGTTCTATATGACAAGGACACTAATGAAATGTGGATTATTACCAATGACCGTCCCGACAAATCCGCTATTATCGGAAAAGGAGGGTGGGTTGTTGGAAGACTCAGAGAAGAGCTTGAAATAGCTAGCATTCATGTTGAAAGCTATTCTGATTTCCTTCAAAAGGAGTATAGAATGAACCTTTCATTGAATAAGCTAAATTCATTTGTAAATGAAAACAAGGAAAATTTGGATTACGGTTCATTTATAGCATTGAACAATCTAATTGACATTCTAAAGATAAAATTGGATAATCTTTATTCATTTAATTTCTACAAGTATTTCAAGGATTTGGATGAAGGGCCATATGGTTATTTTGAATCTGAACAACCAACAGCTATTGTAGCATTGTCTGGTGGTACTGACAGCAGCTTTTCATTAATATTGGCTAAGAAATTGGGATTCAATCCAATAGCCATTACAGTTGATCCTGGAACAATTGTTCTTCCAAAGCAATTCAAGCATAACATTGACAAGTTGGTAAGTGAATTGGATGTTCCTCATGAATACATTCAAGTCGATTATGCAGATTTGATTGAGGAGTCTTTTACAGGAAGATTCCACCCTTGTGGCAGATGTTCAAAAATCATTGAAGACACTTTATACAAATATGCTTTAGAGAATGATATTCCTATTGTGATTTTCGGAGATATGTTGGCAACTGGAAGTCAGTGCATAACCGAACAAATTTGTAATTTTGATGAAAATGAAGTAAAAATTAATGAAAACAGTGAAAATGAATCAAGTGATGTAGATAATGAAGTCAATAATCATAAAGTTATTAGACTCAACTTACCTGCTTCATTATCCGTATCAAAATTAGAGAACAAATCATTAACCAGTCATTATAATTTAATTAAGTTTAAAGGATTTGGATGTCCTTTGCTGTATGAAGTTCATAAGAAGTTTCCGCACATGAAAAGGTACTCAATTCAAAGAATTTTAAGGGAAACCAGATCAGGTGTACTTGAACCAGGTGAGGCATTGGACTTGATATGGAGTTTTTATAATACTGACTAAAATTTAAGCTAAATTTTATTTTGAATTTTATATTTTTATTAATTTCTATAATTCTAAAATTTTTAATTTTATTAAGGTGATAATGTGAAAAGAACTATTTGTCCACGTTGCGGTTCAAGCAATATAGATTGGATCATTCCACAGGTTTGGTCAAAATGGGAATGTAAGGATTGTTCTTATACTGGACCTGCCATTGAAGCTGATGATGACTTGATTGCAGAAATCAAGGCGGACTGGGAAGAGAATAAGGAAAAATATCTTGAAGAGGAAAATATGAGAGCTCAACAGATTGCTTCTGGTGAAGATGAAGTCTTGGATGATGAAATGGAACTTGAAGAGGAAGATGAGCTTAGTGAAGAGGAAATGGATAAAAAATTGAGAGAATTGGATTTATAATTCATATTAAAAATAATTCAATTTAAATCATTAATTTTTTATACTTTATTAAACATACTATTATTTGAATATATTAACATTGTAAAAATTTTAAGTTCATTGAACTTTTTAATGAGGTGATATTATGCCTAGTTTTTTAAATTTACGTGGAAACAATAATGACTCTAAAGACCCTAGACTAATTAGGGAAGGAATCAAATTAGGAGTTAATTATAAAAGATTTAGTAAAGACCCTGTTTTAGGTAAAAACATCTTGTTAAGGTCTAACACTGTAATCTATAATGATGTAATCATTGGAGATGATTTTAAAACTGGACATAATGTTGTTGTAAGAGATCATACTACTATTGGTAATGATGTATTGATAGGTACAAACACTGTAATTGAAGGTGGATGTGAAATCGGTAACAATGTAAGCATTCAATCAAATGTATACATTCCTAGAAACAGTATCATTGAGGACAATGTATTCATTGGACCTTGTGCCTGCTT
The sequence above is a segment of the uncultured Methanobrevibacter sp. genome. Coding sequences within it:
- a CDS encoding 7-cyano-7-deazaguanine synthase, with the translated sequence MVYDVNALLNHINRIRKEIGHEEVNIDIKEVLYDKDTNEMWIITNDRPDKSAIIGKGGWVVGRLREELEIASIHVESYSDFLQKEYRMNLSLNKLNSFVNENKENLDYGSFIALNNLIDILKIKLDNLYSFNFYKYFKDLDEGPYGYFESEQPTAIVALSGGTDSSFSLILAKKLGFNPIAITVDPGTIVLPKQFKHNIDKLVSELDVPHEYIQVDYADLIEESFTGRFHPCGRCSKIIEDTLYKYALENDIPIVIFGDMLATGSQCITEQICNFDENEVKINENSENESSDVDNEVNNHKVIRLNLPASLSVSKLENKSLTSHYNLIKFKGFGCPLLYEVHKKFPHMKRYSIQRILRETRSGVLEPGEALDLIWSFYNTD
- a CDS encoding acyltransferase; protein product: MPSFLNLRGNNNDSKDPRLIREGIKLGVNYKRFSKDPVLGKNILLRSNTVIYNDVIIGDDFKTGHNVVVRDHTTIGNDVLIGTNTVIEGGCEIGNNVSIQSNVYIPRNSIIEDNVFIGPCACFTNDRYPVRVEYDLKGPQLRKGCSVGGNTTFLSNIEVGEGAIVAAGAVVTRSVPPYYLAIGTPAKIKPLPTSLRVPNMI